One genomic window of Candidatus Nitrospira inopinata includes the following:
- the hisH gene encoding imidazole glycerol phosphate synthase subunit HisH, with protein MIAIIDYDMGNLRSVHKAFEAVGHQAVVTRDARVIGDASHVVLPGVGAFGDCMANIERYGLVEPIRSSIRSGKPFLGICLGLQVLFSESEEFGPHKGLDIVHGTVRRFAAGPGLKVPHMGWNQVHFQGVCPLFDGIADGADWYFVHSYFVDPCDKRLAASTTTYGDSFVSSIWKDNVVACQFHPEKSQAVGLRLIKNFGAWHV; from the coding sequence ATGATCGCGATCATCGACTATGACATGGGCAACTTGCGCAGTGTCCACAAGGCCTTCGAGGCGGTGGGACACCAGGCGGTGGTGACGCGCGATGCACGGGTCATCGGCGACGCGAGCCATGTGGTGTTGCCGGGAGTTGGAGCCTTCGGCGATTGCATGGCCAATATCGAGCGATATGGGCTGGTGGAGCCGATCCGCTCGTCGATCCGATCGGGCAAACCGTTTCTGGGGATTTGTCTGGGGCTGCAAGTGCTGTTCTCCGAGAGCGAAGAGTTCGGCCCGCACAAGGGGCTCGATATCGTTCACGGCACGGTGCGGCGATTTGCGGCGGGGCCTGGATTGAAGGTGCCGCACATGGGGTGGAATCAGGTTCATTTTCAAGGGGTATGCCCCCTGTTCGACGGCATCGCCGACGGCGCGGATTGGTATTTTGTGCACTCGTATTTCGTCGATCCCTGCGACAAACGGCTTGCCGCTTCGACGACGACGTACGGCGACTCCTTTGTCTCAAGCATTTGGAAGGACAACGTCGTGGCGTGTCAGTTCCATCCGGAAAAGAGTCAAGCCGTAGGGCTGCGATTGATCAAGAATTTCGGAGCGTGGCATGTCTAA
- the mntA gene encoding type VII toxin-antitoxin system MntA family adenylyltransferase antitoxin, with product MDDAKLIDYVRRAIPGLIALYRFGSQVKGAGRSDSDVDLAVLARDPIPNLRRFELAQELAVRLHRDVDLVDLRAASTVMRMQVISTGECLDVPDESARRAFEMYVYSDYARLNEERREILKRIGESGLVYG from the coding sequence ATGGATGATGCGAAATTGATCGATTACGTCCGACGAGCGATTCCCGGCCTCATCGCGCTCTATCGGTTCGGCTCACAGGTGAAGGGAGCTGGCCGCTCGGACAGCGACGTAGACCTCGCCGTGCTTGCGCGCGATCCGATTCCGAATCTGCGCCGCTTTGAGCTTGCCCAGGAATTGGCCGTCCGACTGCATCGCGACGTGGATCTTGTGGACCTACGTGCCGCATCAACAGTCATGCGGATGCAAGTGATCTCGACCGGGGAATGCCTGGACGTGCCGGACGAGTCAGCCCGGCGAGCATTCGAAATGTACGTCTATTCGGATTATGCCCGCCTGAACGAAGAGCGGCGAGAGATCCTCAAAAGAATCGGCGAGAGCGGGCTGGTCTATGGCTGA